A genomic region of [Eubacterium] eligens ATCC 27750 contains the following coding sequences:
- a CDS encoding helix-turn-helix transcriptional regulator, whose translation MDSGINNISRFRIDHSFHKLHYAMHSAHSHTYYELFYMMHGNCTISIDNRLFTLSEGNIIFIPANSVHRTSYIGELVPERTYIEFSKDYIETISQTLGKNWAEHNLWGHILYIEKEKREKIDFLFREIQKEYDIVDGYSDCCIRQLFQYLIINLIRLDRNTKDIKEFITNSDNKINQNMIIAAKYIAENFKNDITLKDVASHLNLNPSYFSSKFKAFNNIGFAEYLRNIRVNHAEWYLIETDLSLSDIASECGFCNSNYFGDTFKLVNGISPSEFRKNNKPKKAEN comes from the coding sequence ATGGATTCAGGCATTAACAATATATCAAGATTCAGAATTGACCATTCATTTCATAAGCTGCACTATGCCATGCATTCTGCACACAGCCACACATACTATGAACTGTTTTACATGATGCATGGCAATTGTACTATTTCAATAGATAACAGGCTTTTCACTCTTTCCGAAGGAAACATTATATTTATACCTGCCAACTCAGTACACAGAACATCATATATTGGTGAGCTTGTTCCTGAAAGAACATATATAGAATTTTCTAAAGACTATATAGAAACCATCAGCCAGACTCTCGGTAAAAACTGGGCTGAGCACAATCTTTGGGGACATATTTTATATATAGAAAAAGAAAAACGCGAAAAAATTGATTTCCTGTTCAGAGAAATCCAGAAGGAATATGATATTGTTGATGGCTATTCAGACTGCTGTATAAGACAGCTTTTCCAATATCTCATTATCAATCTCATCCGTCTTGACAGAAATACTAAAGATATAAAAGAATTCATTACCAATTCAGATAATAAAATTAATCAGAACATGATCATTGCTGCCAAATATATTGCAGAAAATTTTAAGAACGATATTACACTCAAAGATGTTGCCAGCCATTTAAATCTTAATCCATCGTATTTTTCCAGCAAATTCAAGGCTTTTAACAACATCGGATTCGCCGAATACCTACGTAATATCCGCGTCAATCATGCTGAATGGTATCTTATCGAAACAGACTTAAGCCTTTCAGATATTGCCAGCGAATGTGGCTTCTGTAATTCCAATTATTTCGGTGATACATTTAAACTGGTCAATGGAATATCACCATCTGAATTCAGAAAGAATAATAAGCCTAAGAAAGCTGAAAACTGA
- a CDS encoding helix-turn-helix domain-containing protein, producing MAERINQHKNPLVGSNIKRLRIERKMKAIDIVARLQLMNIDVTSGIFSKVENGRNNPSVDMLIGLTHIFECDFNEFFKEQTDNNDTL from the coding sequence ATGGCAGAAAGAATTAACCAGCACAAGAACCCTTTAGTAGGTTCTAATATCAAAAGACTTCGCATTGAAAGAAAAATGAAAGCTATTGATATTGTAGCAAGATTGCAGCTTATGAATATTGATGTAACCTCTGGAATATTCAGTAAAGTAGAAAATGGAAGAAATAATCCATCCGTAGATATGCTTATAGGACTTACCCATATATTTGAATGTGATTTTAATGAATTTTTTAAAGAACAAACAGACAATAATGATACCTTGTAA
- a CDS encoding GGGtGRT protein has protein sequence MALFESYERRIDKITSVLNSYGIASIEEAEKITKDAGLDVYAMVKGIQPICFENACWAYTVGAAIAIKKGARKASEAAAAIGEGLQAFCIPGSVADQRKVGLGHGNLGKMLLEEETECFAFLAGHESFAAAEGAIGIAEKANKVRQKPLRVILNGLGKDAAKIISRINGFTFVETEMDYSTGEVKEISRTAYSDGLRSKVNCYGANDVTEGVAIMWKENVDISITGNSTNPTRFQHPVAGTYKKERLEAGKKYFSVASGGGTGRTLHPDNMAAGPASYGMTDTMGRMHSDAQFAGSSSVPAHVEMMGLIGMGNNPMVGATVAVAVSIEEAAKNGKF, from the coding sequence ATGGCTTTATTTGAATCATATGAGAGAAGAATAGATAAGATTACTTCAGTTCTTAACAGCTATGGTATAGCTAGTATTGAAGAAGCTGAAAAGATTACTAAGGATGCCGGATTAGATGTATATGCTATGGTTAAGGGTATCCAGCCAATTTGTTTTGAAAATGCATGCTGGGCTTACACAGTAGGTGCAGCAATCGCTATCAAGAAGGGTGCAAGAAAGGCTTCAGAAGCTGCTGCAGCTATCGGTGAGGGTCTTCAGGCATTCTGTATTCCAGGTTCAGTTGCTGACCAGAGAAAGGTTGGTCTTGGACATGGTAACTTAGGAAAGATGTTACTTGAAGAAGAGACAGAATGTTTCGCATTCCTTGCAGGTCATGAATCATTCGCTGCTGCTGAAGGTGCTATCGGTATCGCAGAGAAGGCTAACAAGGTTAGACAGAAACCTCTTAGAGTTATCCTTAACGGTCTTGGTAAGGATGCTGCTAAGATTATCTCAAGAATTAACGGATTCACATTCGTTGAGACAGAGATGGATTATTCAACAGGCGAAGTAAAGGAAATCTCTAGAACAGCATACTCAGATGGTCTTCGTTCTAAGGTTAACTGCTACGGCGCTAACGATGTAACAGAAGGTGTTGCAATCATGTGGAAGGAGAATGTTGATATCTCTATCACAGGTAACTCAACAAACCCTACAAGATTCCAGCATCCAGTTGCAGGTACATATAAGAAGGAAAGACTTGAAGCTGGAAAGAAGTACTTCTCAGTAGCTTCAGGTGGTGGTACAGGACGTACACTTCACCCAGATAATATGGCAGCAGGTCCTGCTTCTTATGGTATGACAGATACTATGGGACGTATGCACTCAGATGCTCAGTTCGCCGGTTCTTCATCAGTTCCAGCTCACGTTGAAATGATGGGATTAATCGGAATGGGTAATAACCCTATGGTTGGTGCTACTGTAGCTGTAGCTGTTTCTATCGAGGAAGCTGCTAAGAATGGCAAGTTCTAA
- a CDS encoding iron-sulfur cluster assembly scaffold protein — MIYTQEVENMCPVAQGVHHGAAPVPTEGKWVQNKKVEDISGFTHGVGWCAPQQGACKLTLNVKEGIIQEALVETIGCSGMTHSAAMAAEILPGLTVMEALNTDLVCDAINTAMRELFLQIVYGRTQSAFSEGGLAVGAGLEDLGKGLRSQVGTMYGTLKKGPRYLEMAEGYVTGIALDKDNQIIGYKFVSLGKMTDFIKKGDDPTTAYEKACGQYGRVADAVKIIDPRTDEEVK, encoded by the coding sequence ATGATTTACACACAGGAAGTAGAGAATATGTGTCCAGTAGCACAGGGCGTTCATCATGGAGCAGCTCCAGTGCCAACAGAAGGTAAATGGGTACAGAATAAGAAGGTTGAAGATATTTCAGGTTTTACACATGGTGTAGGCTGGTGTGCTCCTCAGCAGGGTGCATGTAAGCTTACTCTTAATGTTAAGGAAGGTATCATTCAGGAAGCTTTAGTTGAGACTATCGGATGTTCAGGTATGACACATTCAGCAGCTATGGCAGCAGAGATTTTACCAGGACTTACAGTTATGGAAGCTCTTAACACTGACCTTGTCTGTGATGCAATTAACACAGCTATGAGAGAGTTATTTTTACAGATTGTTTACGGAAGAACTCAGAGCGCATTCTCTGAGGGTGGACTTGCAGTTGGTGCCGGTCTTGAAGATCTTGGTAAGGGACTTCGTTCTCAGGTTGGTACTATGTATGGTACATTAAAGAAAGGTCCTCGTTACCTTGAGATGGCTGAAGGTTATGTAACAGGTATTGCCCTTGATAAGGACAACCAGATTATCGGTTACAAGTTTGTCAGCCTTGGTAAGATGACAGACTTCATTAAGAAGGGTGATGACCCTACAACAGCATATGAGAAGGCTTGCGGACAGTACGGAAGAGTTGCAGATGCTGTTAAGATTATTGACCCAAGAACAGATGAAGAAGTTAAGTAA
- a CDS encoding LbetaH domain-containing protein, with translation MNNDALKISNLYDLNETIAAKVFEGCTYPWEVLAKIGDFIVELGNTLPEDEYEKRGENIWVHRTANVFPSAYIAGPAIIGKDAEVRHCAFIRGKAIVGEGAVVGNSTELKNVILFNKVQVPHYNYVGDSILGFKAHMGAGSITSNVKSDKKLITIKGPDCNIDTGIKKIGAFLGDNVEVGCGSVLNPGTIVGRESNIYPLSSVRGFIPAGSIYKKQGEVVTKR, from the coding sequence ATGAATAATGATGCATTAAAGATAAGTAATCTGTATGACCTTAATGAAACTATTGCAGCAAAGGTATTTGAAGGCTGTACATATCCATGGGAAGTACTTGCAAAGATTGGTGATTTTATTGTAGAACTTGGCAATACTCTGCCAGAAGATGAATATGAGAAGCGTGGGGAGAATATATGGGTTCACAGAACTGCAAATGTATTTCCATCAGCTTATATTGCAGGACCTGCAATTATCGGTAAAGATGCCGAGGTAAGACACTGTGCATTTATCCGTGGAAAAGCTATTGTAGGTGAGGGTGCTGTTGTCGGTAATTCAACTGAGCTTAAGAATGTAATTCTTTTTAATAAGGTTCAGGTTCCACATTATAATTATGTTGGAGATTCAATTCTTGGATTCAAGGCTCATATGGGAGCAGGCTCTATAACATCTAATGTTAAGTCTGACAAGAAGCTTATTACTATTAAAGGACCTGACTGCAATATTGATACAGGTATCAAAAAGATAGGTGCTTTCCTTGGAGATAATGTTGAGGTTGGCTGTGGCAGCGTACTTAATCCTGGAACAATCGTTGGAAGAGAGAGTAATATTTATCCGCTTTCAAGTGTAAGGGGCTTTATTCCGGCAGGTTCTATATATAAGAAGCAGGGCGAAGTAGTAACTAAGAGATAA
- the glmS gene encoding glutamine--fructose-6-phosphate transaminase (isomerizing), with the protein MCGIAGYVGDRESADVLVDALSKLEYRGYDSAGIAVFDHGNIKVKKCKGRLANLVEKMDEEGKPQGHVGIGHTRWATHGEPSDINSHPHGNKRVTIVHNGIIENYKKLKDFLIGEGYSFASETDTEVAAKLLDYYYDGDPMKTIAKVLSEIKGSYALGIMFRDFPDEIFAVRKDSPLIVGVGEHENFIASDVPAIIHYTRDYYLLDQNEIAVIKKDSVKIYDVHGNEIHKELNTADWDVDAAEKGGYAHFMLKEIHEQPDSVKRTIMPRIMDDMPDFSAEGFNPDKLKNYKNIYIVACGTAMHAGMVGKYIIEKMARVSVTVDIASEFRYRDPLISEDDLMIVISQSGETADTKAALELAKQAGADTMAIVNVKGSSIAREADMVVYTHAGPEISVASTKAYMVQISIMYLIAFELAYANGKMDEAECSRYTKMLEEIPEVIEEAIALESKCQFAASKLINADSLLYIGRGLDYALSMEGSLKLKEISYIHSESYAAGELKHGTISLITEQMPVIAIATQKNLEEKTISNIKEVKSRGAFVVLIAEPELDIEDGVADIVIKLPQADQLLMPMVAAVPLQLIAYYTAVLKGNDVDKPRNLAKSVTVE; encoded by the coding sequence ATGTGCGGAATTGCAGGATATGTAGGAGACAGAGAAAGCGCAGATGTACTTGTAGATGCATTGTCTAAGCTTGAATACAGGGGATATGACTCAGCAGGTATTGCGGTATTTGATCATGGCAATATTAAGGTTAAGAAATGCAAGGGAAGACTTGCCAACCTTGTTGAGAAGATGGATGAAGAGGGAAAACCACAAGGACATGTTGGAATTGGTCATACAAGATGGGCTACACATGGAGAACCATCAGATATCAATTCACATCCACATGGTAATAAGAGAGTTACTATTGTACATAACGGTATTATTGAGAACTACAAGAAGCTTAAGGATTTTCTTATCGGAGAGGGATATAGCTTTGCAAGTGAAACAGATACTGAAGTTGCAGCAAAGCTGCTTGACTACTACTATGATGGCGATCCTATGAAGACTATTGCAAAGGTGTTATCAGAGATTAAGGGTTCATACGCACTTGGAATTATGTTCAGAGATTTCCCTGATGAAATATTTGCAGTAAGAAAGGACAGTCCTCTTATTGTTGGTGTTGGAGAACATGAGAATTTTATAGCATCTGATGTACCGGCTATTATTCATTATACAAGAGATTATTATCTTCTTGACCAGAATGAGATTGCAGTTATTAAGAAGGATTCAGTTAAGATATATGATGTTCATGGCAATGAGATACATAAGGAATTAAATACTGCTGACTGGGATGTTGATGCTGCAGAAAAGGGCGGTTATGCGCACTTTATGCTTAAGGAAATCCATGAGCAGCCAGATTCTGTAAAGAGAACAATCATGCCAAGAATCATGGACGATATGCCTGATTTCAGTGCAGAAGGATTCAATCCTGACAAGTTAAAGAATTATAAGAATATATATATTGTTGCCTGTGGTACTGCAATGCATGCCGGAATGGTAGGAAAATATATAATAGAAAAGATGGCAAGAGTATCTGTAACTGTTGATATTGCATCAGAATTCAGATACAGAGATCCTCTTATCAGTGAAGATGATCTTATGATTGTTATATCACAGTCAGGTGAGACTGCTGATACTAAGGCTGCACTTGAACTTGCAAAACAGGCAGGTGCTGATACTATGGCAATTGTTAATGTTAAGGGTTCATCAATTGCAAGAGAAGCAGATATGGTTGTATATACACATGCGGGTCCTGAGATTTCAGTTGCTTCAACAAAGGCATATATGGTTCAGATATCAATTATGTATTTAATTGCATTTGAATTAGCTTATGCTAATGGTAAGATGGATGAGGCAGAATGCAGCAGATACACTAAGATGCTTGAAGAAATACCTGAGGTTATTGAAGAAGCCATTGCACTTGAGAGTAAGTGTCAGTTTGCAGCTTCTAAGCTTATTAATGCAGACAGTCTTCTTTATATAGGACGAGGTCTTGATTATGCACTCAGTATGGAAGGCTCTCTTAAGTTAAAGGAGATATCTTATATTCATTCTGAATCATATGCAGCAGGAGAGCTTAAGCATGGAACTATCTCGCTTATTACAGAACAGATGCCTGTAATTGCAATTGCAACACAGAAGAATCTTGAGGAAAAGACTATAAGTAATATTAAGGAAGTTAAGTCAAGAGGAGCATTTGTAGTGCTTATTGCAGAACCAGAGCTTGATATTGAGGATGGAGTGGCAGATATTGTTATTAAGCTTCCACAGGCAGACCAGCTTCTTATGCCTATGGTTGCGGCAGTTCCATTACAGCTTATTGCCTACTATACAGCAGTTCTTAAGGGTAACGATGTTGATAAGCCAAGAAACCTTGCAAAATCTGTTACGGTTGAATAA